A single genomic interval of Trinickia acidisoli harbors:
- a CDS encoding PAS domain-containing hybrid sensor histidine kinase/response regulator, with protein MTSEERLRILLESVQDYAIYLLDADGCIISWNSGAEKIKGYTAQEVLGQHFSMFYPPDDIAKGTPAEELAAAARTGRVEDEGWRVRKDGTMFWANVVITAVYTPGGDGPRLRGFAKVTRDMTERKRLRELEAASQHMNEFLATLAHELRNPLAPVSNALSVMMLEPLVSPALRQCRDMIDRQISHLTRLVDDLLDAGRITTGKVALRLEPVELSDIVVRAIEMIRPHVASRQQTVEIGAPPAGIVVNGDATRLVQVVQSLLNNASKFSEHGGRIGIEIDQVGAFARLRVSDEGCGIDATAIESIFDLFVQADNRFERKESGLGIGLTLCRWLVEMHGGSIEAESAGLGSGATFTVRLPLFAVQDAANDEGMHGKSAGTGDLGALAVLVVDDNRDSADSMAMLLRMKGHRVQVAYSGAQALDVAGRAEHIDVALIDIAMPGADGFAVLRQLKEVKAFCDACFAAMTGFGQESDVARSLDQGFDLHLTKPVQLPLLDTLLARAGERRARS; from the coding sequence GTGACGTCTGAAGAACGTCTTCGAATTCTTCTCGAATCCGTTCAGGATTACGCCATCTACTTGCTCGACGCCGACGGCTGCATCATCAGTTGGAACAGCGGTGCCGAGAAGATCAAGGGCTATACCGCGCAAGAGGTGCTCGGGCAGCACTTCTCGATGTTCTATCCGCCCGACGACATCGCGAAGGGGACCCCGGCCGAGGAGCTTGCCGCCGCCGCGCGAACGGGCCGCGTGGAGGACGAAGGTTGGCGCGTGCGCAAGGACGGCACGATGTTCTGGGCCAACGTCGTGATCACGGCCGTCTACACGCCGGGCGGCGATGGCCCCCGCTTGCGCGGCTTTGCGAAGGTCACCCGCGACATGACCGAGCGCAAGCGGTTGCGCGAGCTCGAAGCGGCGAGCCAGCACATGAACGAATTCCTGGCGACGCTCGCGCACGAATTGCGCAATCCGCTCGCGCCCGTCAGTAACGCGCTCAGCGTCATGATGCTCGAGCCGCTCGTCAGTCCAGCGCTGCGGCAATGCCGCGACATGATCGATCGCCAGATCTCCCATTTGACTCGCCTCGTCGACGATTTGCTCGACGCGGGCCGCATCACGACCGGGAAAGTGGCGCTGCGCCTCGAGCCCGTGGAATTGTCGGACATCGTCGTGCGTGCGATCGAGATGATCCGTCCGCACGTCGCATCGCGTCAGCAAACGGTGGAGATTGGTGCGCCGCCGGCAGGCATCGTCGTCAACGGCGACGCGACGCGCCTCGTGCAGGTCGTGCAAAGCCTGCTGAACAACGCATCGAAGTTTTCCGAGCATGGCGGGCGCATCGGCATCGAGATCGACCAAGTGGGCGCGTTTGCGCGTTTGCGCGTGTCCGACGAAGGCTGCGGCATCGATGCAACTGCGATCGAATCGATCTTCGATCTGTTCGTGCAGGCCGACAATCGGTTCGAGCGCAAGGAAAGCGGTCTAGGGATCGGGCTTACGCTGTGTCGCTGGCTCGTGGAAATGCACGGCGGATCGATCGAAGCTGAGAGCGCCGGCCTTGGGAGCGGCGCCACGTTTACCGTGAGGTTGCCGCTGTTTGCCGTTCAGGACGCCGCCAACGACGAAGGCATGCACGGCAAATCGGCGGGCACCGGGGATCTCGGCGCGCTGGCCGTGCTCGTGGTCGACGACAATCGCGACTCCGCGGACAGCATGGCGATGCTGCTGCGCATGAAGGGGCATCGTGTGCAGGTGGCCTACAGCGGCGCGCAGGCGCTCGATGTCGCCGGGCGTGCGGAACATATCGACGTCGCGCTCATCGATATCGCCATGCCGGGAGCCGATGGGTTTGCCGTCTTGCGCCAGTTGAAAGAGGTGAAAGCGTTCTGCGACGCCTGCTTTGCCGCGATGACGGGTTTTGGGCAGGAGAGCGACGTTGCCCGCTCGCTCGATCAGGGCTTCGATTTGCATCTGACCAAGCCCGTCCAATTGCCGCTGCTCGATACTTTGCTCGCCCGCGCAGGCGAGCGGCGCGCTCGCTCGTGA